The Corythoichthys intestinalis isolate RoL2023-P3 chromosome 1, ASM3026506v1, whole genome shotgun sequence genomic interval catttttttcattgcaaaaatatatatgatcgggaaaaattgtcgggaatgattggaattgaatcgggagcaaaaaaaaaaaacaatcggatcgggaaatgttgggatcggcagatactcaaactaaaatgatcgggattggatcgggagcaaaaaaacatgatcggaacaaccataGTAAATATGGTAGGATTAAAGAACAGTAAAGTATGTGGAGTGATTTATGGTCAAGACTGTGTTTTGCTTTACTCAGGACTGAAATGCTTCATGATAATTTACTTTGTATATGTTTTATATGAGCTTTCCAGTTAACCTTCTCATCAATAACTACCCCAAGAAACTTGttttctttggacgaataatgcttcttttttctccatccatccatccatcatctgctgcttaatccggggtcgggtcgcgggtgcagcagctttagcaggtaaACCCaggcttccctctccccagcctctTCAACGAGCTCCTCcggtgggatcccaaggcgttcccaggccagccgagacatGGTTTATctagcgtgtcctgggttgtccccggagcctcctgccggtgggacgtGCCTGGAACACACCTTTTTTTCGCCCCTCTTGCCGAAAATCaatgatttatttatatttttttgtatttctttggcttaacgtggttatgtaataggttattgtacagtatcataacAAGTTCATATCGATAAGTTTgtgcagagagaaaaaaaataccattgtttacaaacaataagcagttacaatgttactcatgtcttgagtattcttttcactcgaTACTTTTTttcacttgagtacattttttggatgactacttttacttgagtaatattattttgaagtaaggctaatcttgagtaaaatttttggctactctacccacctctgtatacaatatatacacaggtagtccccggtttacgaaggAGTTCCGTTCCTGTGCTGGCGATGTAAACCGGATTTCcaagtaaatcggaattaactcgTTAACCCTCTAagtcaggggtcgggaacctttttggctgagagagccatgaacaccacatatttttaaatgtaatcccGTGAGAGCCACACAATATGtttaaactaaaaatacaagtaatgtgtgcattttatgtaattccaacacttttaaagtgcaATAAGTCTCTCAATTCTTtgaacattgttatgctgttgctggtcaatgatgagtatttcttaccattattgcgacttctggtgctgtatggttttgctgatggctttgtagtcttgTTGATATTTGGTGGGGTTACGCTTcatgcaggcgttgagaaaATTAGGATGCGTTTCTTCATGATTACAAAGCGCCACGAATCCTGCTTTTCCCCACCACGCACAGAGCACTAACAGTGCACAAAACTGTTAAGGGTGCGTGAGCAGGAGGGGATCCCAGTGCAGACAAACTGGTTGTTGTgagtaatatttatttacagacaccagagATAGCGTGGCGGATGGAGGTTGCTTCGTGTGGGGTAATTGAGCCGGCGTGAGACGTGGGAGCTCgggaggaggcaggcgtggaagctcggaaggaggcaggcgtggaagctcggaaggaggcaggcgtggaagctcggaaggaggcaggcgtagaatccgacaaggagcgcgcagaggacaggacctggggcgagagCAAAGTAGTCGTGAGCCGGGAATCAGTGATATTATATAAAGAATGCGAGAAGCAACTGACGGCGAAACCAgatgagttgatcgggcgacgaggtggagcgtctgcttagcttttaaagctggctgatgttaattgcccgcaggtgtggccgctccactcgtctgacctgtaatcaagtaaaaacatgcacacctgctggaggtgggcatgtctcagaaggaaggggaagaggacctaacaggaccccccccccACGGGCGACACCAGGCGCCCGACGGAGACGCCCAGGATGGGCGCGGTGGAAGTCCCGGATGAGCGCCCGCGACAGCACCCACCGGGCAGGGATCCAGGACCGCTCCTCcgggccatagccctcccagtcaacaaGGTACTGCAGCCCCCTGCCACGgcggcggacgtccaaaaggcgCCATTCCTCCAGGGCCAGTTTAACTGCCAGCAGTTCCCTGTCCCCGATGCTGTAGTTGCGCTCAGCGGGTGACAACCTGCGGGAGAAAAAGGCGCACGGATGTACCTTGCCGTCAGCGGGTCGACGTTGCGATAACACCGCTCCCACCCCTAACTCTGAGGCATCGACCTCCACGATGAATTGGAGCGACGGGTCGGCATGGACGAGCACAGGCGCCGtggtaaaacgttttttgaggtcGTTGAAGGTCAAGTCTGCAGTGTCAGACCAGCGGAATGGTATGGCTGTGGAGGTGAGGGCAGTAAGAGGGGCAGCAATACGGCTGTAGTTTCTGATAAACCGGCGGTAGTAATTGGCGAAACCGAGAAAACGTTGGAGCTGCTTTCTGTCGGTGGGGCGAGGCCACTCTAGTACTGCCGTCACCTTGGCTGGATCCATACGTAGCTCACCCTTGCCCACAATGTAACCCAAAAAGGTAGTCTCAGAAACGTGGAATTGACATTTTTCAGCTTTAACAAACAGCTTGTTCTCAAGTAGTCGCTGTAGAACTTGACGGACGTGGGACTCATGCTCGGACGGGGTACGAGAGAACACCAGAATATCATCCAGATACACTACCACGAACCTGTCAATCATGTCCCCTAGGACATCATTGACAAGGTTCTGAAAAACTGCAGGGGCGTTGGTGAGCCCGAACGGCATGACCAGATACTCAAAATGACCAAGCGGTGTATTGAACGCGGTCTTCCACTCATCGCCCTCGCGGATACGGACCAGGTGATAGGCGGTACGTAGGTCTAGCTTGGTGAAAACTGTGGCACTATGGAGGGGGGTGAAAGTTGAGTCGATGAGTGGAAGAGGGTATTTGTTTTTGATGGTGATGTCATTTAAAGCTCTGAAGTCAATGCAGGGTCTCCGGCCACCATCTTTTTTGCCTACAAAGAAGAACCCAGCGCCGACTGGGGAGGAAGATGGACGGATAATGCCGGTGGCAAGGGATTCGGAGATGTATTTTTCCATCGCCTCCCTCTCAGGCGGCGAGATGTTGAATAAACGACCCTTGGGAAGCGCAGCACCTGGAAGGAGGTCAATAGCACAATCGTAAGGGCGGTGAGGAGGAAGTGAAACGGCATGATCTTTACTGAAGACCTGTCCAAGGTCGTGATAGCACTTTGGGACCGCTGATAGGTCCAGCTTTTCCGGGCCCTGGGCAGGACAGACTGGCACTAGAGCAGATTTAAGACAGTTAGTGTGGCAGGATGGGCTCCATGCCGTCAGCTTGAGGTGGGTCCAGTCTATGGAGGGGTTATGTTTTCTGAGCCATGGCAACCCAAGGACCAATGGGGTGTGGGGGCTTACAAAAACCAGAAAAGTGCTCacctcgggcgacgaggtggagcgtctgcttagcttttaaagctggctgatgttaattgcccgCAGGTGTagccgctccactcgtctgacctgtaatcaagtaaaaacatgcacacctgctggaggtgggcatgtctcagaaggaaggggaagaggacctaacaaaaacaagtttatccattgGTAGATATTTTCTTTGGCGAACTctgtgaaggacttgaatacatcctcccctcttgttgtccctttcatagtcaatACCTTGCAATCATGCTAAACTGGGATAATttgcttacgtctgttgactcatccaaagcgagagaaaaaaacggtgccgcatttatgtccttcacttacgttgcctcaatttgatttgaaATCATTTGTTCATCAGATTGTGAACAGTTCTTGCCGACAGAGCCATGTCTTTTATCCGTTAAATTATCGTATTTATCCGAAGTCGTGAAAAACTCtccacaaaggcaaattcctctatccattcctgctgaaaagtatgATATTCCTCTTTCTTTTAGCCATcgtctcaaaagggtttctaaaattatcTTACAACGcataaaacaaaactgaaaacggggtaagttacttcctgttcgagagggttgtgttcgaacagatccaggtttttatgatgcaaaacaatctttttaactcatttcagtctggatttcggccacaacacagcaccgagaccatgcttatcaaagtcctaaatgatatttgtcggaataccgatgcaggcaaatcatctgttctgttactattgtatctcagcgccgcattcaacacggttgatcacaacattctactcagcagattggaacaatgggtagggcttactgacacagttcttcagtggttcacatcttatttataagatagggatttctttttgtcatcggaaaccatcagtcagaacgactcAAATTCACGTTTGGAgtgcctcaagggtcaattcttggagcgctcttatttaacatctatatgcttcccctagctcagattatggaacagtatgacatctcctgtcagacctatgcagatgacacacaattacacatttctgtgtccctacatgattatagtcccttagtctccattagtaaatgcattcatcaaataaataaatggatgtgcgagaattttctccagttaaatgtggagaagacagaagtcatcatttttgggccaaaacaggaaaggtcaaagataagcaggcaccttagcacaatgtcaattacagctacaaatcaagtcagtaatcttggcgtaattattgactcagacctaaaatttgatagccatttaaagtccatcactaaatctgcttattaccacctaaaaaaacaaagacagaattaaggggcttctgactcaacaagacatggaaaaacttatgcatgcattcattttcagcagattggactactggaacggtatatttacaggtcttgataaaaaaatcagtcaggaagctgcagctggtacagaatgctgcagccagagtcctcacaaatacaaggaaactggagcacattacaccggttttaaaatcgttacactggcttccagtgagtcgaaggatagactataaaatacgactgctcgtctacaaaacacttaatggccttggactaaaatacatgcttgatttgttagattcctatgaaacatctagacccctgagGTCGTCtgaaaccggtctcctgtatgttccaagaacaagaaccaagcagggtgaggcagcattttgttatcatgctcctcacctctggaacaagttacccgaaggtctggaatatgctcaaactgttagctcctttgaatcagggctaaaaacgctttttttttggCACAGCATatacataactgtctatatatttcaatctatttgctttctattcctcttgtgctttatcgCCATTgccgatttcaattattattagaagtactagtttttttttttttttttccattcgtgattaaatgcgatttttatgtataattttatttcctgtttcgattgtctttatttttatgttctattgatttaatgtgatttttatgatcttcatgtgatgtaaagcactttgaattgccttgtgttgaattgtgctatataaataacttTGCCTTCCCTTGCCCTCACGCACATCGGCCGCTATTGCGACAGCAAAATACAGCAACCCCAcctgaacagtgtctctgcgttaTTTATGGCTATGCGATTGATAGATGGACAcaacatgtatgtttgccactttcccactaaaattactgcgaaccggctttctagtcgccagttgtagtatatggactacgtgtcccatgatcacccaGGGCTCACGCAGCcgatggcatgggacttgggggggaTCTGagagtcacatccaaatgctttctttgaaagctcgtcgcaggagtgctgtcagcattgctgcagagattgaagaagtgggggggtcaatctgttagtgctcagaccgtaGGCCGCACTCtagatcaaattggtgtgcatggctgtcaccccaggaggaagcctcttctgaagacggtgcaCAAGAAAGCCAGCATAAAGTTTGCTGAAAACATGTcaccaaagcacatggattactggaaccatgcccgatggtctgatgagatgaagattaacctgtttggttccgatggtctcaagcatgtgtggttgTGACTAGGTGAGGAGTTcgaagtagagctgtcccgactagtcgacgtcatcgatgacgtaaatgcgtcaacgggcaaaacataccgtcgacggttaatgacgggttaaaaaaacaattacatgcatataaagtttagaatggcaggtgctcgcgatgcaagcggttactggcacccccaagggggccgttgttatttcaatgtgaccggcattgtcagattgagcaaagaggaagaaagtgggcgagtgagaaagagggagcgagatgggtgagttgtgaaagtgcactagtAGCGCGGCGTTCAGTGGctgcatcccccacgtttttgttttggtcaataaaagtatccataaagagccatccaacgtctctcggtgtttttatgcacgctgccgccttcctgaggaggaaatcggacgaaccgacaacaacgagccaagtgaatcgccggttcactcctcactacagcgaggagttgaaaacaccgcgaaTTACCAAAaatggcagaattggtaacacgtgaaagcggcattAAGTCAAATAagaggaccagaatagccagagcctggaattatttcaaggaaaatatggagggtgccactgtgtgtactgtagctgagctcgcataccacggtagcacgtcggctatggacgaacacttgaagcgcaagTGTAATTTTCAAGCTCCCACTTggagaaaatatatacatatatcctgtatatacataatataataaaaatatatatggaaacagcactggcctgcttactgtaattcaTGActccactaatgttagttacttaatATTATGAAGTATTATtgtttatatacatatagtagtatactataaaattaatactatatatttatttttttgttactgtaagtatgtgtgcctttcattcaaaataattgtaatatttcagtgtgctctTTACttgatctattttcaggttaaaacaaacaaaagttgaacagtttttaaattcccccaaaaatgcggaatgcacaccagaaaaagcatctgaactcacacaaagtattctgaaaatggttgttcgggacattgcaattcattttaacatttagaacaatatagacaatgacataccacaaaaagagtaagaattgttttgactcctgttgaaaaaatgaagtcacagtgtttccgtttatttttttgcattagttaatgccagcagcatttgacctcattgtttgtgacttattattgatatttatgttatttatacgttaataaaggatttaggtgttccaaaacgtttttttgtgaattaataagcttcaaaaatttcatttttaaagtagtaccaaaaaaaaaaaaaaattgttagtcgactaatcgtaaaaatagtcagctgaccaatcaggaggaaattagtcgtttgggacagccctagttcgaagataagtgtgtcatacttacagtcaagcatggtggtgggaatgtcatggtctggggctgcatgtgttctgcaggtgttggagagttacatcccattgagggaaacatgaacaccaacatgtactgtgaaatactgcagcagagcatgatcccctcactccagaaactgggtcgcagggcagtgttccagtatgacaatgaccccaaacacacctccaagatgaccactgctttactgaagaggctatgGGTAAAGGTggtggactggccaagcatgtctccagacttgaacccaatagaacatctttgggggatcctcatgTGGAAGGTGGAGGTcggcaaagtctcaaatatccggcagctccgcaacgtcgtcatggaggagtggaagagcattccagtggcaacctgcgaagctctggtcaactccatgcccaggagagtaaaggcagttctggataatagtggtggccacacaaaatattgacagttgacatgttgtatgttaatattgacaactttcactaaggggtgtagtcactttgttgacaggggtttagatattaatggctatatttagaggggaaaataattcactccattatataagctgcacacagaagacctttcattgtgtcaaattgtcatttttttagtgttgttccatgaaaagaCACTTAaatttctgcagaaatgcgagagatgtactcacttttgtgatacactgtaacctaaattatatgcaattgtattttttggccactagggggcgcctacCTTCCCTCAAACTCCACGgatgcataaaaacacatttataTCAATATATTCCCGAAAGCTCATCCAGCATTCGCGTGAACGATTTGGTTTTGTTTGAACAAAATATGCCTTTACTTATAACATTTTCTCTTATTTAGTGCAAACCTGCTTAAGGCAGGATTCTAAATATTCCACGCTTCCGTTTTTGCAGTTAAAGCCAAAATAAgccaaaatacaaaatacaatttatAAAGGGATGAATCCAAGCAAAACGACCGGAAGTACCCCGTCCACCATTGCTGATGTGTGCCGCTCTCAGCACacagcagctaatgttactgtttatATCGACTGACGGTGGGCTGCTATAAgtgtgtaaacaccccagtaatgacggccaaccactagagcgCGACGTACAAAAACCTCTACTCAGATTGGTCTAATCTTGTTATTACTTCAGCGGACTGCAAGGCAATGCTGCCAACTGCTGGACAGGAGTAAAAAGTGCAGCCACTTAATAgtttccaccaaaaacacaCATGTAAAGATTGATGCAGATGGATTTTGAATCGATACGAGAGTTGCGTGACCTAATATTGCGATTTAGGGAtcaatttttcttaacacccttaaAAGCAAGCTGTTAGGAATTGATGGAACAATTAACAGAAAGACATGTAATGCAATTCACacaatttaaaatataaatatttgagTATATTTGAGTTGGATAGTGGTAAAAAAGAACAGCACATGAAAAATCATTTCAACAACTTTTTTCAAAAGAGGCTCATGGGAAACTGATTAAATTGAAACGCTTTTTCCGCTGTAAATGCAGGAATCAGAATATTTTGTCAGAATTCACAGGTTTTTGCTCCGTGTGGCTTCTTGCGTGCACTGCTAAATTTCCCTTCTGAGCGAATCGtttaccacaaagtgagcatgcaaaaggtttttctccagagtGTGTTCTTTTATGAATGTTTAAACCTCTCTTATCGaagaatcttttatcgcaaagcgtgcaggcgaaaggcttctctccagtgtgtctacTTGTGTGTCTGTTTAAAACTCTCTTATCgaagaatcttttaccacaagatgtgcaggcaaaaggcttttcgCCAGTGTGTATACGCTTATGCCTTTCTAAATCAGTTTTCTCAGTGAATCCtttaccacaaagtgagcagacaaaaggcttttctcctgtGTGTGTATGCTTATGCCTTTCTAAATCAGTCTTCTGAgtaaatcttttaccacaaagtatgcaggcaaaaggcttctctccagtgtggttTCTGGTATGTCTGTTTAAACCTCTCTTATCGAagtatcttttatcgcaaagcgtgcaggcgaaaggcttctctccagtgtgtctgcTTGTGTGTCTGTTTAAAACTCTCTTATCgaagaatcttttaccacaagatgtgcaggcaaaaggcttttcgCCAGTGTGTATACGCTTATGCCTTTCTAAATCAGTtttctcaatgaatcttttaccacaaagtgagcagacaaaaggcttttctcctgtGTGTGTATGCTTATGCCTTTCTAAATCAGTCTTCTGAgtaaatcttttaccacaaagtatgcaggcaaaaggcttctctccagtgtggttTCTGGTATGTCTGTTTAAACCTCTCTTATCGaagaatcttttatcgcaaagtgtgcaggcataaggcttctcttcagtgtgtgttcttgtgtgtttctTTAAACCACCCTTCTCGACGAATCTTTTacaacaaagtgtgcaggcaaaaggcttctctccagtgtgtgttcttgtatgAATGTTTAAATTTGCCTTCACGAAGaattttttatcacaaagtgtgcaggcataaggcttctctccagtgtgtgtgcttgtgtgtttgtttaaatctCCCTTatgggtgaatcttttaccacaaaatgtgcaggcaaaaggcttctctccagtgtgtgttcttgtgtgtctcTTTAAATTTCCCTTatgggtgaatcttttaccacagctCGTGCACACAAAAGGTTTCTCCCCGGTGTGTGTACGCATGTGttcttttaaataacatttccaagaaaatgttttatcacagaatgagcagggaaaaggtttcCCAACGCATCCCTTTGTGTCTCTTTTCAATGATGACTTGTTTAAAgattttgaatcattttggtCAAAGTAATTATCCTCCTCAACACTATTAGAGTCAGAAGAATGTGACGTTATGTTGTCGCTGTCCGAAAGCGGAGCTAAAAGGCTGTCCGGTTGCGATCGTTCCTCTCtttttatagtcaggtgctgaAATGAGCTGTCGCTCCAAGGTTTCGCTGCTCCGCTGTCATcgcttgaacttttgtcttcttCGCTCTTTACACTTACACCCATTGGAAACTTAAGGATTTCAACttcctgtttttcttctttaatgtcAGGGGTCTCTGGTTCCACCTCCTGTTTGATCCACGGCATGTCGGACTCCTCCTTCTGTTTAACTTGGAGGAAATCGTGCTTCTCAGGGTGAAGATCTTCTACAGTGACATCTGTGGGGCactgggtgaaaaaaaaaattacatgatgaaacaggtagtccccgagttACGAGGTACCCGACTGatgtgatttcaactt includes:
- the LOC130915480 gene encoding gastrula zinc finger protein XlCGF26.1-like isoform X1, whose amino-acid sequence is MKCPTDVTVEDLHPEKHDFLQVKQKEESDMPWIKQEVEPETPDIKEEKQEVEILKFPMGVSVKSEEDKSSSDDSGAAKPWSDSSFQHLTIKREERSQPDSLLAPLSDSDNITSHSSDSNSVEEDNYFDQNDSKSLNKSSLKRDTKGCVGKPFPCSFCDKTFSWKCYLKEHMRTHTGEKPFVCTSCGKRFTHKGNLKRHTRTHTGEKPFACTFCGKRFTHKGDLNKHTSTHTGEKPYACTLCDKKFFVKANLNIHTRTHTGEKPFACTLCCKRFVEKGGLKKHTRTHTEEKPYACTLCDKRFFDKRGLNRHTRNHTGEKPFACILCGKRFTQKTDLERHKHTHTGEKPFVCSLCGKRFIEKTDLERHKRIHTGEKPFACTSCGKRFFDKRVLNRHTSRHTGEKPFACTLCDKRYFDKRGLNRHTRNHTGEKPFACILCGKRFTQKTDLERHKHTHTGEKPFVCSLCGKGFTEKTDLERHKRIHTGEKPFACTSCGKRFFDKRVLNRHTSRHTGEKPFACTLCDKRFFDKRGLNIHKRTHSGEKPFACSLCGKRFAQKGNLAVHARSHTEQKPVNSDKIF